A region from the Agrobacterium cucumeris genome encodes:
- a CDS encoding GNAT family N-acetyltransferase has translation MNHPIPTLKTQRLTLRPQTMADFPAYLAFMASPRSLGVGGPYDLWKTWGVFCHDLANWHFFGHGALMIELDETGECIGQVGINHGPLFPEKELGWLLYDGHEGKGYAAEAAIKLRGWAFETLRLPTLVSYVSPQNSKSAALAKRIGGSPDPSAPRSDPEDLVFRYYPLNAA, from the coding sequence ATGAACCACCCTATCCCGACCCTTAAAACCCAACGCCTGACATTGCGCCCGCAGACCATGGCGGATTTCCCCGCTTATCTGGCCTTCATGGCGTCACCACGCTCCCTCGGCGTCGGCGGTCCCTACGACCTCTGGAAAACTTGGGGCGTTTTTTGTCACGATCTGGCCAATTGGCACTTCTTCGGCCACGGCGCGCTGATGATCGAGCTTGATGAAACGGGGGAATGCATCGGCCAGGTCGGCATCAATCACGGCCCGCTATTTCCCGAAAAGGAACTGGGCTGGCTGCTTTATGATGGGCACGAGGGCAAAGGCTATGCCGCCGAAGCCGCCATAAAGCTGCGCGGCTGGGCCTTCGAAACCCTGAGGTTGCCGACACTGGTGAGCTACGTATCGCCGCAAAACAGCAAATCCGCAGCCCTCGCCAAACGAATCGGTGGTTCTCCCGACCCATCCGCGCCGCGCAGCGACCCGGAAGATCTCGTTTTTCGATATTACCCGCTCAACGCCGCTTGA